The nucleotide window TAAAGCCGCTGTACTACTTCCAGACCGACGACGGCGTGGTGTTCGGCTCCGAACCGAAGGCACTGCTCGCCCACCCGCTGGTGCCACGCAAGGTGGCGGCAGATGGGCTGCGGGAGATCCTGGAGATGGTCAAGACGCCGGGACAAGCCATCTTCGCCGGCATGCGCGAGGTGTTGCCCGGTGAAATGATCCGGGTGGATCGCACCGGCCTGTCGCGCCACCGCTACTGGACACTGGAGGCTCGCGAGCATGGCGACACGCTGGAACAGACCATTCGCCACACCCGCGATCTGCTGGAGGACATCGTCGATCGGCAGATCGTCGCCGACGTACCACTGTGCAGCCTGCTTTCCGGTGGCCTCGACTCCTCGATCATCACTGCCCTGGCCTCTAAGAAGCTGCTGGCCGCCGGTAAGGACAATATCCGTTCGTTCTCGGTGGACTTCGCGGATCATGGCGGCGGCTTCAGCGGCGACGCCGTGCGGGGAACGCCCGATGCACCATTTGTGCGCGATCTGGTGGAACGCATCGGCTCCACCCATGGCGAGATTGTGCTCGACAGCCGCAAGCTAGCCGACCCGGAGCTGCGTGCCAAGATCGTCCGCGCACTGGATCTGCCGCCGGCGTTTTGGGGCGACATGTGGCCCTCGCTGTATTGCCTGTTCCAGGAGATCCGTCGTCACTCGACGGTGGCGCTGTCCGGTGAGTCGGCCGACGAGGTGTTCGGCGGCTATCGCTGGTTCCACGACCCGGAGGCGATCGCGGCCCAGACCTATCCGTGGCTAACCTCGGTCACTGGCAAATACTTCGACGGCAAGACCCTGTTCGCCCAGGATTTGTTGGACACCTTGCAGATGGACAGCTTCTTGCGCGACAGCTACAGCCAGGCGTTGGCCGAAACCCCGGTGCTGCCCGGCGAGGACTCGACCAACCGGCGCATGCGCCAGATGAGCTACGTGAACCTGACACGCTTCGTGCAGACGCTACTCGACCGCAAGGATCGCATGAGTATGGCCGTGGGCCTGGAAGTGCGCGTGCCTTTCTGCGACCACCGTCTGGTCGAGTACGCCTTCAACATCCCCTGGGAGATGAAGGCCTTCGATGGTCGGGAGAAAAGCATCCTGCGTGCCGCCACCCGCGACCTGCTGCCCGACAGCATCGCCGAGCGGGTCAAGAGCCCATACCCCTCGACCCAGGACCCTGCCTACGAGCGCGGCCTGCGCGAATCGCTGGCCGCCATCCTGGCTGACCCCTCCGCGCCGGTACTGCCGTTGCTTGATCGGCAGCGTGTCGCCCATACCCTGGCCAAGCCGCTCGGCGACCTGTCGCCGATGTACGACCGCATGGGCATGGAGCTGGCGATCGGCTTGAACGCCTGGCTGGCCGAATACCAGGTCGAGCTCGCTCTCTGACGCGACCGTGGAATGCGCACGGTCGCGTGCGCGTCCCCGCTCTTTTACATCCCTTGGGAGCCCCACTATGTCCCGCCCCACGCAATCCCCGGTTTATCTCATCGCCCTCGGTGCCTTCGCCCTGGGCATGGCGTCCTACGTCACCGCAGGCCTGATCCCGATGATCGAAACAGCCTTCGCGGTGCCCGTCGCCCTCGCGGCGCAACTGGTGACAGCCTTCACCCTGGCCTACGGTCTGGGCTCACCGCTGTTCGTCGCGCTGCTGCCGGCCCATCGACAACGCGGTGGCTTGTTGTTTGCGCTCGGTTTGTTCGTGCTCGCTAATGGTGCTAGCGCCTTGGCAACCAACTTCACTGCGCTGTTGATCTTCCGCGCCATCGCGGGCATCGGTGCCGGCGTCTACCTCGCCATGGGCATCGCAGCCTCGGCGGCCCTGTCAGTCCCCGACCAGCGTGGCAAAGCCATTGCGGTGATCATGGGCGGCATGGCCAGCGGCACCGTGCTTGGCGTGCCCTTGAGCCTGCTGTTGGCTGAGCGCCTGGGTTGGGCATCCGCGCTGTGGCTGGTCGCCGCGTTGGGCGCCTTGTCTTGGGTGGGGCTGGCGCTGAGGCTGCCAGTGTTTCCCGCCGCAGCCGCCACGCCACTCAAAGCCAAGCTGGCCCTGCTGGCCGATGGCCGCGTGGTCGCCATCCTGCTGGTGTCGCTGTTGGCCGCCATCGCCAGCCTGGGCATGTACACATTCATCGCCCCGCTACTGGCCGCCACTGGCGATGGGCCGGCCCGTTCGACCACGCCCTACCTATGGGTGTGGGGTGTGGGCGGCGTGCTCGGCAGCTTCCTGATCGGGCCGCTGGTGGATCGGGTCAAGGGGCCGCTGTTGACCTTGTGGATCATGGCGATTCTGGCCGTGGCGCTGTTCCTGCTGCCGGCTACGGCTGCACTGGGCGCATGGTTGGTGATGCTGCCGATCGCTGTTTGGGGCGCGGTGGGCTGGGCGCTGCAGGTGCCGCAGAACAACGAACTGATCCATGCACGCGAGCAGCAAGGCGATGGCAATCTGGCCGTGGCGCTCAACGAATCGGCGCTGTACCTGGGCAGTGCCATCGGCGCGGCGCTGGGCGGCGTGCTGCTGCTCCAGCAGTGGCCGGTAAGCTTGCTAGCCAGCGGTGCGGGCATCGTTGCGGCCTTGGGCACGCTGGTGCAACTGCTGGTCCTGCGTCGCGCTCCGACCGCAGGGCGAGTTCGAGCCGAATCGCACTGATGCTGAAATCTGGACGAGGATACTGAGCTATGGAGTTACGTCACCTGCGCTGTTTCCTCGCCGTTGCCGAAGAACTCCACTTCGCGCGTGCGGCCGAGCGACTGCATATTGAGCAGTCGCCGCTGTCACGCACCATCAAGGAACTGGAAGAAGATCTGGGTGAGCAATTGTTCGTCCGTACCAGTCGCAGCACAAGGTTGACGCGGGCGGGCAAGCTGTTTCTGGAGCATGTACCGCGCATCTTCGGCACCTTGCAGCAGGCCCGCGACAGCGTGAAGGCAGCGGCCAACGGATTTCATGGGCAGTTGCGCATCAGCTTATCCGACAGCATTACTCCATCGCGTCTACCGACTTTGCTAGCGATCTGTCGGCAGGAAGAACCCGAAGTTGATATTCGACTTTTTGAGGTGCCACTGTCACAGCAGATCAAGGGATTGCACGATGATCTGTACGACATAGGTTTTGCGCAGTCGGATGAAGTGGGGGAAGGCATTGCAGCAGAAGCAGTGTGGAGTGACCCGATGATGGTGGCCGTACCTGCGCGACACCATTTGCTCAGGTACAAGCGCATTCCCTTGGATGAAGTCCTGCATTTTCCATTGGTGTTATGCGACCCGCAGGCGTGCGAGGGCCACGCGAGACAGGTTGAGCGGGTGCTGCGCCACGCTGGGCGGGA belongs to Acidovorax sp. YS12 and includes:
- the asnB gene encoding asparagine synthase (glutamine-hydrolyzing) — translated: MCGMTGWLAFSHDMEAHRKTLQRMTDTLAPRGPDAQGIWIGGPIGLGHRRLSIIDLEGGRQPMVADHGGQRAAAVISYTGEVYNFCELRCDLQACGHRFETQSDTEVVLRAYLEWGAAFVERLNGMYAFALWDRAKQQLLLVRDRMGVKPLYYFQTDDGVVFGSEPKALLAHPLVPRKVAADGLREILEMVKTPGQAIFAGMREVLPGEMIRVDRTGLSRHRYWTLEAREHGDTLEQTIRHTRDLLEDIVDRQIVADVPLCSLLSGGLDSSIITALASKKLLAAGKDNIRSFSVDFADHGGGFSGDAVRGTPDAPFVRDLVERIGSTHGEIVLDSRKLADPELRAKIVRALDLPPAFWGDMWPSLYCLFQEIRRHSTVALSGESADEVFGGYRWFHDPEAIAAQTYPWLTSVTGKYFDGKTLFAQDLLDTLQMDSFLRDSYSQALAETPVLPGEDSTNRRMRQMSYVNLTRFVQTLLDRKDRMSMAVGLEVRVPFCDHRLVEYAFNIPWEMKAFDGREKSILRAATRDLLPDSIAERVKSPYPSTQDPAYERGLRESLAAILADPSAPVLPLLDRQRVAHTLAKPLGDLSPMYDRMGMELAIGLNAWLAEYQVELAL
- a CDS encoding MFS transporter; this encodes MSRPTQSPVYLIALGAFALGMASYVTAGLIPMIETAFAVPVALAAQLVTAFTLAYGLGSPLFVALLPAHRQRGGLLFALGLFVLANGASALATNFTALLIFRAIAGIGAGVYLAMGIAASAALSVPDQRGKAIAVIMGGMASGTVLGVPLSLLLAERLGWASALWLVAALGALSWVGLALRLPVFPAAAATPLKAKLALLADGRVVAILLVSLLAAIASLGMYTFIAPLLAATGDGPARSTTPYLWVWGVGGVLGSFLIGPLVDRVKGPLLTLWIMAILAVALFLLPATAALGAWLVMLPIAVWGAVGWALQVPQNNELIHAREQQGDGNLAVALNESALYLGSAIGAALGGVLLLQQWPVSLLASGAGIVAALGTLVQLLVLRRAPTAGRVRAESH
- a CDS encoding LysR family transcriptional regulator, which encodes MELRHLRCFLAVAEELHFARAAERLHIEQSPLSRTIKELEEDLGEQLFVRTSRSTRLTRAGKLFLEHVPRIFGTLQQARDSVKAAANGFHGQLRISLSDSITPSRLPTLLAICRQEEPEVDIRLFEVPLSQQIKGLHDDLYDIGFAQSDEVGEGIAAEAVWSDPMMVAVPARHHLLRYKRIPLDEVLHFPLVLCDPQACEGHARQVERVLRHAGREPLICERVASLDLMMVVVSAGFALGLTSGPHITASRESGVVARPLAGRSPMLMTYLLRREGETSEVLSRFIERVRAIELPEGVKPAPPPEPAPQDEIEP